A region of Gracilinanus agilis isolate LMUSP501 chromosome 3, AgileGrace, whole genome shotgun sequence DNA encodes the following proteins:
- the CXCL17 gene encoding C-X-C motif chemokine 17, whose protein sequence is MRTLVFSLLMLLLLLLPLTIVSSSPDPEAAEGQKERNLPAKRHHRGRRQECRCEDVFQNSPGGKRLRVPKQPTRQCPCDHLKHKQKKSGSGHQRHARQRCFRFLKQCQQRHILLPLSGPL, encoded by the exons ATGAGAACCCTCGTCTTCTCCCTcctgatgctgctgctgctgctgctgccactgaCTATTGTCTCCTCCAGCCCTGATCCAG AGGCTGCTGAAGGCCAGAAGGAGCGCAATCTGCCAGCAAAGAGGCATCACAGAGGCAGAAGGCAGGAGTGCCGGTGTGAAG ATGTCTTCCAGAACTCTCCTGGAGGAAAGAGGCTGAGGGTTCCCAAGCAGCCCACAAGACAGTGCCCATGTGACCACCTCAAACACAAACAGAAAAAATCAG GCTCAGGGCATCAGAGGCATGCGAGACAAAGATGCTTCCGGTTTCTGAAACAATGTCAGCAAAGGCACATTCTTCTGCCTCTGTCCGGGCCCCTCTGA